In the Raineyella fluvialis genome, GGCGGACGGGGCGTGCCTCATGATGCGCGTGAGAGATTTTCTCTCGGTTGGTGGCTTTGATCCGGCGTACTTTCTTTACGTTGAAGAGGTGGATCTGCAGTTGCGATTGCGTATGCAGGGGCTGCGTATTCGTCTCGTGGAGTCGGCTCGGGCATGTCAGGAACCGGGAAACTACACACTATATCTGAAGCATCGGAACCTAACATATTTGACTGGGAAGTTTTCTTCGGTATTGTCGGCATGGCCATGGCTGCGCCACTGGCTCATTGACTCAGCTCGAATGGTTAGGCGTGGCAGGTTGGGTCAACCGTTGTGGGGAATTCGTGGAATTTTGGATGGCAGAGCCGGCCGAATGGGTCCGCCACCGGTAGGGTTATTGTGCATGCGCCGAGTTGGAAACGTGTGATGTCAGGCGAAT is a window encoding:
- a CDS encoding glycosyltransferase family 2 protein → MDWADGACLMMRVRDFLSVGGFDPAYFLYVEEVDLQLRLRMQGLRIRLVESARACQEPGNYTLYLKHRNLTYLTGKFSSVLSAWPWLRHWLIDSARMVRRGRLGQPLWGIRGILDGRAGRMGPPPVGLLCMRRVGNV